Proteins co-encoded in one Chitinophagales bacterium genomic window:
- a CDS encoding LytTR family transcriptional regulator DNA-binding domain-containing protein: MNHKITAQLPAYSSPISTADSADFFYYKDRLIPHHFQVIEEKFPTSFVRTHQHYILNLLHINTIDSRERMVYLHPKWQWQVPIAHRQHTAFLKHIEKL, from the coding sequence ATGAACCACAAAATTACAGCGCAACTCCCAGCCTACTCCTCTCCTATTTCAACTGCTGATTCTGCCGATTTTTTCTACTACAAAGACCGTCTTATTCCCCACCATTTTCAAGTCATTGAAGAAAAATTCCCCACTTCCTTTGTCCGCACCCACCAACACTATATCCTCAATCTGCTCCACATTAACACTATTGACAGCCGAGAGCGCATGGTATATCTGCATCCCAAATGGCAATGGCAAGTGCCGATTGCACACCGACAACATACTGCTTTTTTGAAGCACATTGAGAAGTTATAA